In Streptomyces sp. NBC_00433, a single genomic region encodes these proteins:
- a CDS encoding fused MFS/spermidine synthase, translating into MNEDEDRPEPDDERVPVVRNVDFGTARLLPDVDRDRAWLLTVDGAPQSYVDLDAPRHLEFEYVRRIAYAVEAAFGPGEPLDAVHLGGGAMTLARWLAVERPGSRQQVVEADRRLAALVAEVLPLPDPAVTVDVADARAWLADAGAAGADLVVADVFGGSRVPAALTSVEFVRDALRVLRPDGVYLANIADAAPFAFLRSQLATVRAALAEGGDLCLMAEPGVLRGRRYGNAVLVASRRPLPVEELSRLCAGDAFPARVVHGSDLSRMTGGARPVDDASATASPPPPEGAFTVG; encoded by the coding sequence GTGAACGAGGACGAGGACCGGCCGGAGCCGGACGACGAGCGGGTGCCGGTGGTGCGGAACGTCGACTTCGGGACGGCCAGGCTGCTGCCCGACGTCGACCGCGACCGGGCCTGGCTGCTCACCGTCGACGGCGCGCCGCAGTCGTACGTGGACCTCGACGCCCCGCGGCACCTGGAGTTCGAGTACGTGCGGCGTATCGCTTACGCCGTCGAGGCCGCCTTCGGCCCGGGGGAGCCGCTGGACGCGGTGCACCTCGGCGGCGGGGCGATGACGCTGGCGCGCTGGCTCGCCGTCGAGCGGCCCGGCTCGCGCCAGCAGGTCGTCGAGGCGGACCGGCGGCTGGCCGCGCTGGTCGCGGAGGTCCTGCCCTTGCCCGACCCCGCGGTGACCGTGGACGTCGCCGACGCGCGGGCCTGGCTGGCGGACGCGGGCGCCGCGGGTGCGGACCTCGTGGTGGCCGACGTCTTCGGCGGCTCCCGGGTGCCCGCCGCGCTGACGTCGGTGGAATTCGTACGCGACGCGCTGCGCGTGCTGCGCCCGGACGGCGTCTACCTGGCCAACATCGCCGACGCCGCGCCCTTCGCCTTCCTGCGCTCGCAACTGGCCACCGTACGGGCGGCGCTGGCGGAAGGCGGCGACCTGTGCCTGATGGCGGAACCCGGGGTGCTGCGCGGCCGCCGCTACGGCAACGCGGTGCTGGTCGCGAGCCGCCGCCCGCTGCCGGTCGAGGAGCTGTCCCGGCTGTGCGCCGGCGACGCCTTCCCGGCCCGCGTCGTCCACGGCTCCGACCTGTCCCGCATGACCGGCGGCGCCCGCCCGGTCGACGACGCCTCTGCGACGGCCTCACCCCCGCCGCCGGAGGGCGCCTTCACGGTCGGCTGA
- a CDS encoding MFS transporter → MAEHDHARPLRLPPWAGRNFRLLVGASFVTGIGNSGATIAAAFAVIESGGSATDVGLVAAARTLAMVVLLLVGGAVADRLPRQRVMAVSNAVNAGSQALFAVLVLTGHATLWQMAALTAVGGGAVAFFTPAAQGLVLSTVEPASAGPAISVYRLATNAAGIGGAALGGALVAAFGAGWVLAVDAAGFAVAAAMRSRIDVAHTPREPKAGGMLRELREGWQVVASTSWLWSIVVQFAVVNGMFTAVEAVYGPLVSRDRLGGAGPWGLALAAAGAGTAVGAVLMMRWRPRRILLVGTLCVFPAALPAVALALVLPAWALAAVMFACGVAIEVFAVNWMLAMHQEIPEDLMSRVAGFDWMGSVGLTPVALALAGPAASLFGRTRALWGSAGLIVLLTAAVLLLPDVRRMERRPHRAAAPEVRTPVAADPAA, encoded by the coding sequence ATGGCAGAACACGACCACGCCCGCCCGCTGCGCCTTCCGCCCTGGGCGGGGCGGAATTTCCGGTTGCTGGTGGGGGCGTCGTTCGTCACCGGCATCGGCAATTCCGGCGCCACCATCGCCGCGGCCTTCGCGGTCATCGAGTCCGGCGGCAGCGCCACCGACGTCGGCCTGGTGGCCGCCGCCCGCACCCTGGCGATGGTGGTGCTGCTGCTGGTCGGCGGCGCGGTCGCGGACCGGCTGCCGCGGCAGCGCGTGATGGCCGTCTCCAACGCGGTCAACGCCGGCTCGCAGGCGCTCTTCGCCGTCCTCGTGCTGACCGGGCACGCCACGCTGTGGCAGATGGCCGCGCTGACCGCGGTCGGCGGCGGCGCGGTGGCCTTCTTCACCCCCGCCGCCCAGGGCCTGGTCCTGTCCACCGTCGAGCCGGCGAGCGCGGGCCCGGCCATCTCCGTCTACCGGCTGGCGACGAACGCGGCGGGGATCGGCGGCGCCGCGCTGGGCGGCGCGCTGGTCGCCGCGTTCGGGGCCGGCTGGGTGCTGGCGGTCGACGCGGCGGGCTTCGCCGTGGCCGCGGCGATGCGGTCCCGCATCGACGTCGCGCACACCCCCAGGGAGCCGAAGGCCGGCGGCATGCTGCGTGAACTGCGCGAGGGCTGGCAGGTGGTGGCGTCCACGTCCTGGCTGTGGAGCATCGTGGTGCAGTTCGCCGTCGTGAACGGCATGTTCACCGCGGTCGAGGCGGTCTACGGGCCGCTGGTCTCCAGGGACCGCCTCGGCGGCGCCGGACCCTGGGGCCTGGCGCTGGCCGCGGCCGGGGCGGGCACGGCGGTGGGCGCGGTGCTGATGATGCGCTGGCGGCCGCGCCGCATCCTGCTCGTGGGCACGCTCTGCGTCTTCCCGGCGGCCCTGCCCGCGGTCGCGCTGGCGCTGGTGCTGCCGGCCTGGGCGCTGGCCGCGGTGATGTTCGCCTGCGGGGTGGCGATCGAGGTCTTCGCGGTCAACTGGATGCTCGCCATGCACCAGGAGATCCCCGAGGACCTGATGTCCCGGGTCGCGGGCTTCGACTGGATGGGCTCGGTCGGGCTGACCCCGGTCGCCCTGGCCCTGGCAGGCCCGGCCGCCTCGCTCTTCGGCCGCACCCGGGCGCTGTGGGGCTCGGCGGGCCTGATCGTCCTGCTGACGGCCGCGGTCCTGCTGCTGCCCGACGTCCGCCGGATGGAACGCAGGCCGCACCGGGCGGCCGCGCCGGAGGTGCGTACCCCGGTGGCGGCCGACCCGGCGGCATGA